One window of Anaerobaca lacustris genomic DNA carries:
- a CDS encoding sensor histidine kinase, whose protein sequence is MENLLESTSLIQRAYWLIKLRWVAIGALAAATFVAGRFMEILLPSAALYALAGLLLVYNFVLYDLLRYWTWAGRKPSETRIGRIITFQISVDLLILTTILHFSGGVENPFAFFFTFHMMIASVLCSKWQSYLQATLAVALFGGLVVLEAAGVLPHHALENFAGHGLYRDWRFILGTLFVFTVTLYVLVYMTTSIAEQLRRRQIRYEAANVQLEQKDQLKNEYVLRLTHDIKGHLAAVESCLDIVFGEMVGPLNEKQKDLVERAYHRATKCTRFITALLRLTRMKLTGRLEMETFSLRNCIFNSLGAVQNSAKTKGIVIDHHIDPAVDEVFGEAVLIEETISNMLFNAVKYTPDGGRVSMDVEQDGASVQLRVADSGIGVPEAELTQIFEEFYRADNARAIERDGTGLGLAFAKQVIERHGGRIWAQNNPGGGTTFTFTLPRAARP, encoded by the coding sequence ATGGAGAATCTGCTCGAGAGCACGAGCCTGATCCAGCGAGCATATTGGCTCATCAAGCTTCGCTGGGTGGCGATCGGGGCCCTGGCCGCCGCAACCTTTGTTGCCGGCCGGTTCATGGAGATTCTCCTTCCTTCGGCAGCTCTGTATGCGCTGGCGGGGTTGTTGCTGGTGTACAACTTCGTGCTCTACGACCTTCTGCGCTATTGGACCTGGGCGGGCCGAAAGCCCTCCGAGACACGCATCGGCCGCATCATCACATTCCAGATCTCAGTGGACCTGCTCATTCTGACCACAATCCTCCATTTTTCCGGCGGGGTGGAGAACCCATTCGCCTTCTTCTTCACGTTTCATATGATGATTGCCAGTGTGCTCTGCTCCAAATGGCAGAGCTACCTCCAGGCGACGCTCGCGGTGGCCCTGTTTGGCGGACTGGTCGTGCTCGAAGCGGCCGGCGTACTGCCTCACCACGCCCTGGAGAATTTCGCCGGACATGGGCTGTACCGGGACTGGCGATTCATTCTGGGTACGCTGTTCGTGTTCACCGTCACACTGTACGTTCTCGTGTACATGACCACATCGATTGCCGAACAGCTTCGTAGGCGGCAGATCCGCTATGAAGCCGCAAATGTTCAACTCGAGCAGAAGGACCAACTGAAGAACGAGTATGTCCTTCGTCTGACGCATGATATCAAGGGCCATCTCGCCGCCGTGGAGAGCTGCCTCGACATCGTGTTCGGCGAGATGGTCGGACCGCTCAACGAGAAGCAGAAAGACTTGGTGGAGAGAGCCTACCACAGGGCAACGAAGTGCACGAGGTTTATCACGGCGCTGTTGAGGCTGACCCGCATGAAGCTCACCGGCCGACTGGAGATGGAGACGTTCTCACTGCGGAACTGCATCTTCAACTCGCTCGGCGCCGTCCAGAACAGTGCGAAGACCAAGGGCATTGTGATCGATCATCATATCGATCCGGCGGTCGATGAGGTCTTTGGCGAGGCGGTTCTCATCGAGGAGACCATCAGCAACATGCTCTTCAATGCCGTCAAATACACACCCGATGGCGGACGTGTGAGCATGGACGTGGAGCAGGACGGAGCGTCCGTGCAACTCCGTGTCGCCGACAGCGGGATCGGGGTGCCCGAGGCGGAGCTGACACAGATCTTCGAGGAGTTCTACCGGGCGGACAACGCCCGCGCCATCGAGCGCGATGGAACGGGCCTGGGGTTGGCCTTTGCCAAGCAGGTGATCGAAAGGCATGGAGGACGCATCTGGGCGCAGAACAATCCCGGCGGCGGCACCACGTTCACCTTCACTCTGCCCAGAGCCGCGAGGCCGTAG
- a CDS encoding response regulator has translation MRQGKILIIDDDPDITEAVKIVLENRGYEVYSALDGGEGMKRLREVRPDLILLDVMMRTSQEGFELSRELKHSDQYKDIPILMLTAVKQRTGLDFKPEAGDDAWLPADGFLDKPVRPDVLLEKVEGLLGES, from the coding sequence ATGAGGCAGGGCAAGATTCTGATCATTGATGATGATCCCGACATCACGGAGGCCGTGAAGATCGTTCTTGAAAATAGAGGCTACGAGGTCTACAGTGCGCTGGATGGTGGCGAAGGCATGAAACGACTCCGCGAGGTCCGGCCGGACCTGATCCTCCTGGACGTCATGATGAGGACCTCGCAAGAAGGCTTCGAGCTTTCGCGAGAGCTCAAGCACAGCGACCAGTACAAGGATATCCCCATCCTCATGCTGACGGCAGTCAAACAGAGAACCGGATTGGATTTCAAGCCGGAGGCCGGTGACGACGCATGGTTGCCGGCGGATGGGTTTCTCGATAAACCAGTCAGACCGGACGTACTTCTGGAGAAGGTGGAGGGCCTTCTCGGCGAATCCTGA